A DNA window from Bacteroides cellulosilyticus contains the following coding sequences:
- a CDS encoding hybrid sensor histidine kinase/response regulator transcription factor, which translates to MKTVLNKVLLIVLLLCLTVLPLAAQTGKFYSTNNELSSSLINQIFQDKRGFIWIATEYGLNRFDGLRFSNYKHVSGDSTSIKNNYVRTLFEDSRQNLLVGCIDGLMKYDSETDTFREIPMIRAGKRVFPHITQMQKLHNGEIWVVTTGQGIFRLDEEKQQAESIDAIMRQVNYNFQSNLYEDSDYNIWIGTEGHGLICYLPATQEVRVFRYPVINDNYVSAIGEDKYGNLFIGTQKHGLSRYDREQNRFIPVPYTGSEELSIYCLTLVDDRLLIGTDGQGLKTYNRMTGKIEDYSINSAPLDFSEGKIHAIMEDRDKNLWVGLFQKGIVLMPKQENPFEYYGNKSIYYNPIGQGCVMSIYQDSNRHLWVGADNEGIFELDAEGKRLRHYQPGNNPRSMANTIMCMYEDTDGDFWLGTYTRGLAKLNRRTGECEYPLPVDNEKIFSITEDRHKNLYIATFGSGFYRYNLVTKELKHYESSKDESGDLTRNELANDWVNYIFCDSEGMIWLGHYKGISCFNPVNESFINYRNVNTLIEDRVGYVLQEDHAGNIWAGTTDGLYRFNKKTEELTCFTVADGLPNNVICGICEDEEHNMWISTYMGICKYNVENNRYINYYAGDGLQGNEFTHGAFYKDQAGKVYFGGINGITYFQPLSIGSVLKDTKVWITDFFIFNQPVRKNTRSGRHTVIYTSVTDANMFQLAHYDNTFSIVFSTLQYNNPEQISYQYKIGELSNQWLSTEPGVNRVTYNNLPPGKYTFHVRALSHGNLSEIRTVKILITPPWYEMWWAYCIYVFLLGLLVLGIVNYILSRMRHRREIMKREHAEQLNEAKLQFFINISHEIRTPMTLIINPLEKLLAEKKGGEVQKTYLMIYRNAQRILRLINQLMDIRKLDKGQMFMKFRETDMVGFIDDVMLTFDYMARKKKIHFSFEHTMPQLKVWVDMNNFDKILMNIFSNAFKYTPEQGEITVSLSTGRDATRRDPLKEYFEITVTDSGIGLDREKIERIFERFYQIDNDVTKSNFGTGIGLHLSRSLVELHHGIILAENREDAPGSRFVIRIPLGSAHLRTDELEDVEALITPHAVLVKPEKTDLEEVFEEGEGEEDEESKKTGKAKNRMRILIVEDEEEILSYLKEELEGDYRIMTRKNGREAYDTILADTPDLVISDIMMPEMDGLSLCRKIKQNTNVNHVPVILLTAKSKPEDTMEGMATGADAYMVKPFNTELLKSTIANLLANRKLLKSKFSGAQQQEDKVQKLSMKSADEILMSKIMKVINENLSNPDLNVEMLAANVGLSRVHVHRKLKELTNLSARDFIKNIRLQQAAALLKEKKLTVSEVAYATGYTNLSHFSSSFKEVHGMSPKEYMLAHQG; encoded by the coding sequence ATGAAAACAGTTCTTAACAAAGTCCTCCTTATAGTCTTATTGCTGTGTTTGACTGTCCTGCCTTTGGCGGCACAAACCGGTAAGTTCTATTCTACTAATAACGAATTGTCCAGCAGTCTTATCAACCAGATCTTTCAGGATAAGCGCGGGTTTATCTGGATAGCTACTGAGTATGGACTGAACCGCTTCGACGGACTTCGCTTTTCTAACTATAAACATGTGTCCGGCGATTCCACCTCCATCAAAAACAATTATGTGCGCACGCTTTTTGAAGACAGTCGGCAGAATTTGTTGGTAGGTTGCATTGACGGGTTGATGAAGTATGATTCGGAAACGGATACTTTCCGGGAGATTCCAATGATACGCGCGGGCAAGCGGGTTTTTCCGCACATCACGCAGATGCAGAAATTGCATAATGGTGAGATCTGGGTGGTAACTACCGGACAGGGTATTTTCCGCTTGGACGAAGAGAAGCAGCAGGCGGAGTCCATTGATGCCATCATGAGGCAAGTGAATTATAACTTCCAGTCGAATTTATACGAAGATTCTGATTATAATATCTGGATTGGTACGGAAGGGCATGGGCTGATTTGCTATCTGCCCGCTACGCAGGAAGTTCGTGTGTTCAGATATCCGGTGATTAATGATAACTATGTGTCGGCTATCGGTGAAGATAAGTACGGGAATCTGTTCATCGGCACTCAAAAGCATGGCTTGTCCCGTTATGATCGTGAGCAGAACCGCTTTATTCCTGTACCCTATACGGGTAGCGAGGAGTTGTCCATCTATTGTCTGACGCTGGTGGACGACCGTCTGCTGATAGGCACCGACGGCCAGGGCCTGAAGACTTACAACCGGATGACCGGGAAGATAGAGGATTATAGCATCAATTCCGCGCCGCTGGATTTTTCGGAGGGAAAGATACACGCTATCATGGAAGACCGGGACAAGAACCTGTGGGTGGGGTTGTTTCAGAAGGGTATTGTACTGATGCCGAAGCAGGAGAATCCGTTTGAGTATTATGGCAACAAGTCCATTTATTATAATCCCATCGGACAAGGATGTGTAATGTCCATCTATCAGGACAGTAACCGTCACCTGTGGGTAGGAGCGGACAATGAGGGAATCTTTGAACTGGATGCGGAAGGAAAGAGGCTGCGGCATTATCAGCCCGGCAATAACCCGCGTTCGATGGCTAATACTATTATGTGTATGTACGAGGATACGGACGGAGATTTCTGGCTCGGCACGTACACCCGGGGACTGGCAAAACTAAACCGGAGAACCGGTGAGTGTGAATATCCGCTACCGGTGGATAATGAGAAGATTTTCTCGATTACGGAAGACCGGCATAAGAACCTTTATATCGCTACTTTCGGTTCGGGTTTCTACCGCTATAATCTGGTGACGAAGGAGTTGAAGCATTATGAGTCATCTAAAGACGAGTCGGGCGACCTGACCCGGAATGAACTGGCAAATGACTGGGTGAACTACATCTTTTGTGATAGTGAGGGAATGATCTGGCTGGGGCATTATAAAGGTATCAGTTGCTTCAATCCGGTGAATGAGAGTTTCATTAACTACCGCAATGTGAATACTCTGATTGAAGACCGGGTGGGATATGTCTTGCAGGAAGACCATGCCGGAAATATTTGGGCAGGTACGACGGACGGACTCTATCGCTTCAACAAGAAGACCGAAGAACTGACCTGTTTTACGGTGGCGGATGGTTTGCCTAATAATGTAATCTGTGGAATTTGCGAGGATGAGGAACATAATATGTGGATCAGTACCTATATGGGTATCTGTAAGTATAATGTTGAAAACAACCGTTACATCAATTATTATGCGGGCGACGGATTGCAGGGAAACGAGTTCACGCACGGCGCATTCTATAAAGATCAGGCGGGAAAAGTCTATTTCGGCGGTATAAATGGTATTACCTATTTCCAGCCTTTATCCATAGGGAGTGTGCTGAAAGACACCAAGGTCTGGATTACGGACTTCTTTATCTTCAATCAGCCTGTGCGGAAAAATACGCGTTCGGGAAGACATACCGTTATCTATACGTCTGTGACGGATGCGAACATGTTTCAACTGGCTCATTACGATAATACGTTCAGTATCGTCTTCTCCACGTTGCAGTATAACAATCCGGAGCAGATATCCTATCAGTATAAGATTGGAGAACTGAGTAACCAGTGGCTTAGCACCGAGCCGGGTGTGAACAGGGTGACTTATAATAATCTTCCGCCGGGCAAATATACTTTCCATGTGCGGGCGCTGAGTCACGGCAATCTTTCGGAGATACGTACGGTTAAGATTCTGATTACTCCGCCCTGGTATGAAATGTGGTGGGCATATTGCATTTATGTTTTTCTGCTCGGCTTGCTTGTATTGGGCATTGTGAACTATATCCTGTCGCGTATGCGCCACCGCCGTGAAATCATGAAGCGCGAACATGCCGAACAACTGAATGAAGCAAAGCTGCAGTTCTTTATCAACATCTCGCATGAAATACGTACTCCGATGACGCTGATCATTAATCCCCTGGAGAAATTGTTGGCTGAAAAGAAGGGAGGGGAAGTACAAAAGACTTATCTGATGATTTACCGGAATGCACAACGTATTCTTCGTCTGATAAATCAGTTGATGGACATTCGTAAACTAGATAAGGGACAGATGTTCATGAAGTTCCGTGAAACGGATATGGTTGGTTTCATTGATGATGTGATGCTTACCTTCGATTATATGGCGCGGAAGAAGAAGATACATTTCAGCTTCGAACACACTATGCCGCAGTTGAAGGTATGGGTGGATATGAATAACTTCGACAAGATATTGATGAATATCTTCTCCAATGCCTTCAAGTATACACCGGAGCAGGGTGAAATTACGGTTTCGCTTTCTACCGGGCGCGATGCCACCCGTCGCGATCCTCTGAAGGAATATTTTGAAATAACGGTCACGGATAGTGGTATCGGACTCGACCGGGAGAAGATAGAGCGTATATTCGAGCGTTTCTATCAGATAGATAATGATGTGACGAAGTCGAATTTCGGTACGGGTATCGGCTTGCATTTGTCCCGTTCATTGGTGGAACTGCATCATGGCATTATCTTGGCAGAGAACAGGGAGGATGCTCCGGGCAGTCGTTTCGTGATTCGTATTCCTTTAGGTTCAGCCCATCTGCGTACGGACGAACTGGAAGATGTGGAAGCACTCATCACCCCTCATGCCGTGCTGGTTAAACCGGAAAAAACGGACTTGGAGGAAGTCTTTGAAGAAGGAGAGGGTGAAGAGGATGAGGAAAGCAAGAAGACCGGTAAGGCAAAGAACCGTATGCGCATATTGATAGTGGAAGATGAGGAGGAGATTCTTTCTTATCTGAAAGAAGAATTGGAAGGGGACTATCGGATAATGACCCGGAAGAATGGCAGGGAGGCTTATGATACTATTCTTGCAGATACTCCTGATCTTGTAATCAGCGATATTATGATGCCGGAAATGGATGGTCTGTCACTTTGCCGGAAGATTAAGCAGAATACGAATGTCAATCATGTGCCTGTAATTTTATTGACTGCCAAGTCGAAACCCGAAGATACCATGGAGGGAATGGCAACCGGTGCGGATGCTTATATGGTGAAGCCTTTCAATACGGAACTGCTGAAGAGTACGATTGCCAACTTGCTTGCTAACCGTAAACTGCTGAAGAGTAAATTCAGTGGTGCACAACAGCAAGAGGACAAGGTGCAGAAGCTGAGCATGAAATCGGCGGATGAGATATTGATGAGCAAGATAATGAAGGTTATCAATGAGAACCTTTCCAATCCGGATTTGAATGTAGAGATGTTGGCGGCAAATGTCGGTTTAAGTCGCGTCCATGTACATCGGAAGCTGAAAGAACTGACCAACCTTTCGGCACGTGATTTTATCAAGAATATCCGTTTGCAACAGGCTGCCGCACTGCTGAAAGAGAAGAAACTGACGGTTTCCGAAGTGGCGTATGCTACGGGGTATACGAATCTGTCACATTTCTCCAGTTCTTTCAAGGAGGTGCATGGGATGTCGCCTAAGGAGTATATGTTGGCGCATCAGGGGTAA
- a CDS encoding biosynthetic peptidoglycan transglycosylase, with translation MIKRKITKVIVACLMLLFLLSTGIFIFRGSLLRHIADKRIVRLEQRYGLDISYNKLHMKGLNTISIDGLNVVPQKRDTLLSLQSLNIRIGLWKLLWGDIKIKEVRLDGLSLNFIKKDSTANYDFLFLPSSEVTASNESNTSTDYTRRINTTLNLLFGLLPGNGELTHLTITERKDRNFVSFRIPRFVIDDYHFQSEITVLEDSLNQQWNTEGEFNPSERRLHATLHAPQLTVPYIHRRFGAEVQFDSLTCNFSQEKASNGLTYLVGQSEVRGLQVYHKRLSPETINLDRGQLDFHVNVSPQAVELDSTSLVRFNALTFHPYLKAERVGKSTGKKEWHFIASVRKPWFPSEELFGSLPKGLFENLEGLGTTGQLAYHFLLDVDFSQLDSLKFESELKEKDFRILHYGKTDLGKMSDEFIYTAYESGQPVYTFPVGPSWENFTPLDSISPLLQMSVMQSEDGAFFYHRGFLPDAMREALIHDLEVRKFARGGSTISMQLVKNVFLNRNKNIARKLEEALIVWLIETEHLTPKARMYEVYLNIAEWGPMVYGIHEAASFYFNKRPSQLSLEESIFLASIVPKPKHFKNSFTADGRLQESQEGYFRLIAERLAKKEVITDAQAAQVNINNVVLKGVAKSSFCK, from the coding sequence ATGATAAAACGAAAAATAACCAAAGTAATAGTAGCATGTCTCATGCTGCTATTTCTTTTATCAACAGGTATTTTCATCTTCCGGGGAAGCCTACTGCGCCATATCGCAGATAAACGCATTGTCAGACTGGAACAGCGTTACGGATTGGACATCAGTTACAATAAACTCCACATGAAGGGGTTGAATACGATTTCTATCGACGGACTGAATGTGGTTCCACAGAAAAGAGATACATTGCTTTCCCTTCAATCTCTCAATATCCGTATCGGTCTTTGGAAACTGCTGTGGGGAGATATCAAGATCAAAGAAGTCCGCCTGGACGGACTCTCACTCAATTTCATAAAAAAAGACTCTACAGCCAACTATGATTTCCTTTTCCTGCCCTCTTCCGAAGTAACTGCCTCCAATGAAAGCAATACCAGTACCGATTACACCCGTCGCATCAATACAACATTAAATCTCCTTTTCGGCCTGTTACCCGGAAACGGTGAACTCACCCATCTTACAATCACTGAGCGGAAAGACCGTAATTTCGTCAGCTTCCGTATTCCCCGCTTTGTGATTGATGACTATCATTTCCAATCAGAAATAACAGTTCTGGAAGACAGCCTGAACCAACAATGGAATACCGAAGGAGAATTTAATCCTTCGGAAAGGCGATTGCATGCAACTTTACATGCTCCACAACTGACTGTTCCTTATATCCACCGCCGATTCGGTGCAGAAGTACAGTTCGACAGTCTGACGTGCAACTTCTCACAAGAAAAAGCAAGCAACGGGCTCACATATCTGGTTGGCCAATCGGAAGTACGGGGATTGCAGGTATATCATAAGCGGTTGTCGCCCGAGACGATCAACCTGGATCGCGGACAACTGGATTTCCACGTAAATGTCAGTCCGCAAGCCGTAGAACTGGATAGTACCAGCCTTGTACGTTTCAATGCACTGACCTTCCATCCTTATTTAAAGGCAGAACGTGTCGGAAAAAGTACAGGCAAGAAAGAGTGGCATTTTATAGCTTCTGTTCGGAAACCCTGGTTCCCTTCGGAAGAGTTGTTCGGTTCATTGCCCAAAGGACTTTTCGAAAACCTGGAAGGTCTCGGTACTACCGGACAATTAGCTTATCACTTTCTATTGGATGTGGATTTCTCGCAACTGGATAGCTTGAAGTTTGAGTCGGAACTGAAAGAAAAAGATTTCCGTATTCTCCACTATGGAAAGACGGATTTAGGTAAGATGTCCGATGAGTTTATCTATACAGCGTACGAGAGCGGACAACCCGTATACACCTTCCCAGTCGGTCCGTCATGGGAGAATTTCACACCCTTGGACAGTATTTCTCCTCTGCTGCAAATGTCTGTCATGCAGAGCGAGGACGGAGCTTTCTTCTATCACCGGGGATTCCTTCCGGATGCCATGCGAGAAGCTCTGATTCATGACCTGGAAGTTCGCAAGTTTGCCCGCGGAGGTAGCACGATCTCCATGCAATTGGTGAAGAATGTTTTCCTGAACCGTAACAAAAACATTGCCCGCAAACTGGAAGAAGCGCTTATCGTCTGGCTCATCGAAACCGAACACCTCACTCCGAAGGCACGCATGTACGAAGTTTACCTGAACATAGCGGAATGGGGGCCTATGGTTTACGGCATCCACGAAGCGGCATCTTTCTACTTTAACAAACGCCCCTCACAGTTAAGTTTAGAAGAAAGTATTTTCCTGGCTTCTATCGTTCCTAAACCGAAACACTTCAAAAACTCATTTACGGCAGATGGGCGGTTGCAAGAAAGCCAGGAAGGCTACTTCCGCCTGATTGCGGAAAGATTAGCCAAGAAAGAAGTGATAACTGATGCACAAGCGGCACAGGTAAATATTAATAATGTGGTACTAAAAGGAGTGGCTAAATCAAGTTTTTGTAAGTGA
- a CDS encoding ABC transporter permease, which produces MNKLVWKLLRQHISIGQLSGFFLANIFGMLIVLLSVQFYKDVLPVFTQGDSFMKKDYIIATKKISTLGSITGQSNTFSKDEIKELEAQPFTRSVGAFTPTLFKVSAGLGMQQAGIRISTDMFFESVPDAFVDVSLDKWHFDEGTQTIPIIIPRNYLNLYNFGFAQSRNLPKLSEGVMGLIQMDINMRGNGRAEQYKGNIVGFSNRLNTILVPQSFMEWANQNFSPEREAQPSRLIVEVKNPTDTAITDYFQQKNYETEGDNLDAGKTTYFLRLITGIVSGVGLFISILSFYILMLSVFLLLQKNTAKLENLLLIGYSPSKVALPYHVLTVGLNLLVLLLAVIGVVWLRSYYTGVLQTLIPQLETGSLLPCILAGSILFIVVSALNILLIRKKVLSIWKGNREK; this is translated from the coding sequence ATGAACAAGCTTGTTTGGAAACTTCTTCGCCAGCACATCAGCATCGGACAATTAAGTGGCTTTTTTCTCGCCAACATCTTCGGTATGCTGATTGTACTGTTGAGCGTGCAATTTTATAAAGACGTTCTTCCCGTCTTCACGCAGGGAGACAGTTTCATGAAGAAGGATTATATCATCGCTACCAAAAAGATCAGCACTCTTGGCAGCATTACCGGACAAAGCAATACTTTTTCCAAAGATGAAATCAAGGAGCTGGAAGCACAACCTTTTACACGCAGCGTAGGCGCCTTCACACCTACCCTTTTCAAAGTATCGGCAGGGTTGGGAATGCAACAAGCCGGTATCCGTATTTCTACGGATATGTTTTTTGAATCTGTTCCCGATGCTTTTGTCGATGTCAGCCTGGACAAGTGGCACTTTGATGAAGGTACACAAACCATACCTATCATCATTCCCCGCAATTATCTGAACCTTTACAACTTTGGTTTTGCGCAAAGCCGTAACTTGCCGAAATTATCGGAAGGTGTGATGGGACTGATACAAATGGATATCAACATGCGTGGCAACGGACGTGCAGAACAATACAAAGGAAATATCGTCGGTTTCTCCAACCGGTTGAATACCATCCTTGTTCCTCAATCCTTTATGGAGTGGGCAAATCAGAATTTCTCCCCCGAACGGGAAGCGCAACCCTCCCGCCTCATCGTGGAAGTAAAGAATCCCACAGATACAGCCATCACCGACTACTTCCAACAAAAGAACTATGAAACCGAAGGAGACAATCTGGATGCCGGAAAAACAACCTATTTCCTCCGCCTCATCACAGGTATTGTTTCGGGGGTAGGACTATTTATCAGTATCTTGTCTTTTTATATCCTGATGTTAAGTGTATTCTTGCTGCTTCAGAAGAATACGGCAAAGTTAGAAAACCTGCTATTAATAGGTTACAGCCCTTCTAAAGTCGCATTGCCCTATCATGTATTGACTGTAGGCTTGAATTTACTGGTACTGCTCCTCGCCGTCATTGGTGTAGTCTGGTTAAGATCTTACTACACCGGAGTCCTGCAAACTCTTATTCCACAACTGGAAACAGGCTCTCTTCTGCCCTGTATCCTTGCCGGAAGTATCTTATTTATAGTGGTATCCGCTTTAAACATCCTCCTGATACGAAAGAAAGTTCTCTCCATCTGGAAAGGAAACAGAGAAAAGTAA
- a CDS encoding ATP-binding cassette domain-containing protein, which translates to MEIIHLRQTLPQVFADRDAITSDVWHQDLVLRKGERYLIEAASGTGKSSLCSYIYGYRRDYQGIINFDERNIRSLSIHEWVELRKHSLSMLFQELRIFPELTALENVQLKNRLTNYKKKKEILALFETLGIAEKVNEKAGKLSFGQQQRVAFIRALCQPFDFIFLDEPISHLDDDNGTLMGRMLTEEAERQGAGIIVTSIGKHIELEYNKVMKL; encoded by the coding sequence ATGGAAATCATTCATCTGAGGCAAACACTTCCCCAAGTGTTTGCCGACCGGGATGCCATCACGTCCGACGTGTGGCATCAAGACCTTGTGCTACGAAAAGGAGAGCGGTATCTGATAGAAGCTGCTTCCGGCACAGGCAAATCTTCTCTATGCAGCTATATCTACGGATATCGCCGCGATTACCAGGGTATCATCAACTTTGATGAACGTAATATCCGTTCGCTTTCCATTCATGAGTGGGTGGAACTGCGGAAACATTCGCTGAGCATGCTGTTCCAGGAGCTGCGCATCTTCCCGGAACTGACGGCTTTGGAAAACGTTCAGTTGAAGAACCGACTCACCAATTATAAGAAGAAAAAAGAAATCCTTGCACTTTTTGAAACACTCGGTATCGCTGAGAAAGTAAACGAGAAAGCCGGAAAGCTATCTTTCGGACAACAGCAACGTGTAGCCTTCATCCGTGCCCTCTGCCAACCGTTCGATTTCATCTTTCTGGATGAACCTATCAGCCACCTGGATGATGATAACGGCACACTTATGGGACGCATGCTGACCGAAGAAGCCGAACGGCAAGGCGCAGGAATAATTGTTACTTCCATTGGAAAACATATAGAATTAGAATATAATAAAGTGATGAAACTATAA
- a CDS encoding DUF4836 family protein produces MKKSLFPRLALMAVVVALVSACSEKKFEYTNVIPANASTVVSINMKSLVDKAGLNDKENKEAQQKLTDAMKSGMNAATFQQVEMIMKDPKKSGIDVSAPLYVFNTETFPTTVIAKVSNEDDLHALLETLEKEKVCQPLASGDGFQFTQMGNQVFMAYTPSVLMLTNYKGTTQLEKIKQDIPALLKQTNENSIVSTAVFKKMQKMGGDIDAMLSPASLMGPYANMIKESDMPFNMKDLKMLGSLSFEKGKISMKYENFTESPELQALFDKQKKATCPIENTFLKYFPKSTLMYISAGINGEEFYNLLLENEQFQKNFSIAKANEVKELFGTFQKDMAMGLINFTMDNAPTFLMYASVKSATPVQLLYEKKNELGLKRGEDILKLGENEYVYKSRMLNIFFGVRNNSLYATNDEMLYKSIDKTVNPSIKDTEFASNIKGKNGAFVINTEAVLALPIVKMLSEYGGSQYATAFALVDKIAYVEATGNSNNDADMVIQLKDKNVNALKQIVNFIKGFAGI; encoded by the coding sequence ATGAAGAAAAGTTTGTTTCCCCGTTTGGCGTTGATGGCTGTAGTGGTAGCTCTTGTCAGCGCATGTTCCGAGAAGAAATTCGAATATACGAATGTTATTCCTGCCAATGCCTCTACGGTAGTCAGTATCAACATGAAATCATTGGTTGATAAAGCAGGGCTCAATGACAAGGAGAACAAAGAAGCGCAGCAAAAGCTGACAGATGCTATGAAGAGTGGCATGAATGCCGCAACATTCCAGCAAGTGGAAATGATTATGAAAGATCCGAAGAAATCGGGAATCGACGTATCGGCACCTTTATACGTTTTCAATACTGAGACATTTCCCACTACTGTAATTGCAAAAGTCAGCAACGAGGACGACCTGCACGCGCTGCTGGAAACATTAGAGAAAGAGAAAGTTTGTCAGCCCCTGGCAAGTGGAGATGGCTTTCAGTTCACACAAATGGGTAATCAGGTATTCATGGCATACACTCCTTCAGTACTTATGCTAACTAATTACAAAGGTACTACTCAACTTGAAAAAATCAAGCAAGATATTCCTGCACTGCTGAAACAGACCAATGAAAACAGTATTGTTTCAACTGCCGTTTTCAAGAAAATGCAGAAAATGGGTGGAGATATCGATGCGATGCTCTCTCCGGCAAGCCTGATGGGTCCTTACGCCAATATGATCAAAGAAAGTGATATGCCTTTTAACATGAAGGATCTGAAGATGTTGGGAAGTCTTTCTTTCGAAAAAGGTAAGATCAGCATGAAATATGAAAACTTCACTGAAAGTCCTGAACTGCAAGCCTTGTTCGATAAGCAAAAGAAAGCAACTTGCCCCATAGAGAATACTTTCCTGAAATATTTCCCTAAATCGACTCTGATGTATATCAGCGCAGGTATCAACGGAGAGGAATTCTATAACCTGCTACTGGAGAACGAGCAATTCCAAAAGAACTTCTCCATTGCCAAAGCCAATGAAGTAAAAGAGTTGTTCGGCACATTCCAGAAAGATATGGCAATGGGGCTGATAAACTTCACAATGGACAATGCTCCCACTTTCCTGATGTACGCCAGCGTAAAGAGTGCGACACCCGTACAATTACTGTATGAAAAGAAGAATGAACTGGGCTTGAAACGTGGAGAAGACATCTTGAAACTGGGTGAGAACGAATATGTATATAAGTCCAGAATGCTGAATATATTCTTTGGTGTCCGCAATAATAGCTTGTATGCTACGAATGACGAAATGTTGTATAAGAGCATAGATAAAACTGTTAATCCTTCAATCAAAGATACCGAATTTGCCTCTAATATCAAAGGTAAGAATGGTGCTTTCGTTATTAACACAGAAGCGGTTCTCGCTTTGCCGATTGTGAAAATGCTGTCGGAATACGGTGGTTCACAATATGCAACGGCTTTTGCTCTGGTTGATAAGATAGCTTATGTAGAAGCAACCGGCAATTCCAATAATGATGCAGACATGGTCATTCAGCTGAAAGACAAGAATGTAAATGCATTGAAACAGATCGTAAACTTCATCAAAGGGTTTGCAGGCATCTAA
- a CDS encoding 16S rRNA (uracil(1498)-N(3))-methyltransferase → MHVFYTPDIQTRAELPEEEAQHCVRVLRLNIGDQITLTDGKGNFYRAEISAATNKRCMVNILETIYQEPLWNGHLHIAMAPTKNMDRTEWFAEKATEIGFDELTFLNCRFSERKVIKTERISKILVSAIKQSLKARLPQLNEMTDFNKFITQPFRGQKFIAHCYEGEKPLLKDVFRKGEDALVLIGPEGDFSEEEVQKAIENGFTPISLGKSRLRTETAALVACHTLNLQNQ, encoded by the coding sequence ATGCACGTATTCTATACACCCGACATACAAACCCGTGCCGAACTTCCCGAAGAAGAAGCCCAGCACTGCGTCCGCGTACTGCGCCTTAATATCGGTGATCAGATTACGCTGACGGACGGTAAAGGTAATTTCTATCGCGCAGAAATCAGTGCCGCCACCAATAAACGTTGCATGGTAAACATCCTGGAAACCATTTATCAGGAACCTTTATGGAACGGGCATCTGCACATTGCAATGGCCCCTACCAAGAATATGGACCGTACAGAATGGTTTGCAGAAAAAGCTACTGAGATAGGCTTCGATGAACTGACTTTCCTGAACTGTCGTTTCTCTGAACGGAAAGTCATCAAAACAGAGCGTATCAGCAAGATATTGGTATCTGCCATCAAACAATCCCTCAAAGCACGTTTGCCACAACTGAACGAGATGACGGATTTCAATAAGTTCATCACACAGCCCTTCAGAGGGCAAAAGTTCATTGCGCACTGTTACGAAGGAGAAAAGCCGCTGCTGAAAGATGTGTTCCGCAAAGGAGAAGATGCACTGGTATTGATAGGTCCGGAAGGGGATTTCAGTGAAGAAGAAGTACAAAAGGCTATAGAAAACGGCTTTACCCCCATCAGTCTGGGTAAGTCGAGGCTACGCACAGAGACGGCGGCTCTGGTGGCTTGCCATACACTGAACTTGCAAAATCAATGA
- a CDS encoding bifunctional nuclease family protein produces the protein MDKKKKIELEVLNISNSQEQAGAYALVLGEVEGARQLPVIIGAAEAQAMLISLKGIVPPRPLTHNLFASCLEVLGVNMMRALIYRVDNGVFYSYIYLKADDAIIRMDARTSDAVAMALRMKAPIFIYEEILESEQLKTGKESEAGSVAPMGENPSPHEDEFFHEDTMEMLQKALQEAIANENYERAAHIRDEISKRKEQQ, from the coding sequence ATGGATAAAAAGAAAAAAATAGAACTGGAAGTACTAAACATCTCCAACAGTCAGGAACAGGCAGGAGCTTATGCCCTCGTATTAGGAGAAGTGGAGGGTGCCCGTCAATTACCGGTTATCATCGGTGCGGCAGAAGCACAAGCGATGTTAATCAGCCTGAAGGGAATTGTTCCGCCACGCCCGTTGACCCACAACCTTTTCGCTTCATGTCTGGAAGTATTAGGGGTAAACATGATGCGTGCCCTTATTTACAGGGTAGACAACGGTGTATTCTATTCTTATATCTATCTGAAAGCAGACGATGCTATCATTCGTATGGACGCCCGTACATCAGATGCAGTCGCAATGGCTTTACGGATGAAAGCTCCGATCTTTATCTACGAAGAAATTCTGGAGTCGGAACAACTTAAAACCGGAAAGGAAAGCGAAGCGGGAAGCGTAGCTCCTATGGGAGAGAATCCTTCTCCACACGAAGATGAATTCTTCCATGAAGACACAATGGAAATGCTGCAAAAAGCTTTGCAGGAAGCTATAGCCAATGAGAATTACGAACGCGCCGCCCACATCAGGGATGAAATTTCCAAACGAAAAGAACAGCAATAA